The Streptomyces laurentii region GCGTCGGTCGACGCGTCGAAGGTCACCCGCGAGCAGATCGACGCCGGTGTGGCCGAGCTGACCGGTGCGATCATGCAGGTGCCGTCGAAGGTCTCCGCGATCAAGATCGACGGCAAGCGGTCCTACGCGCGCGTACGCGGCGGCGAGGAGTTCGAGATCCCGGCCCGGCCGGTCACGGTCTCCTCGTTCCAGGTGTACGACGTGCGGGAAGCGGTCGCCGAGGACGGGACCCCGGTCGTGGACCTGGTGGTCTCCGTCGTCTGCTCCTCCGGTACGTACATCCGGGCGCTCGCCCGGGACCTCGGCGCCGGGCTCGGCGTGGGCGGTCATCTGACCGCACTGCGCCGCACCCGCGTCGGTCCGTACAAGCTGGACCGCGCCCGCACCCTGGACCAGCTCCAGGAGGAGCTGACGGTCATGCCGGTCGCCGACGCGGCCGCGGCGGCGTTCCCGCGCTGGGACGTCGACGAGAAGCGGGCCCGGCTGCTGCTGAACGGCGTACGCCTGGAGATGCCGGAGTATCCCGAGGGCCCGGTCGCGGTCTACGGGCCGGACGGGCGGCTGCTCGCGCTGGTCGAGGCGCAGCGGGGCAAGGCCAAGAGCCTGGCCGTCTTCGGCTGAGCGCCCGGGTACCCGGGCACCTGAAGCCGGTCCGATGGGGCGAGCACACCTGTGCTCGCCCCATCGGCGTTTTTCCGGGGAGTTCATTCCATCGTGCAGGCGCTCGGGGTGAAAGCGGAGGTGAGAGGGGGCGCTTTCGGCTTTCCCGCTTTATCCGGAGATCATCACCGACCTACCGTCGGACGCATGGGGAGCAGGACTCGCACCGCACTGGTCAGGATCGAGGATCCGGCCGGACAGCCGCTCGGCACGGGATTCCTCGCCGACCACCACGGCACGCTGCTCACCGGCCACGAGGTGGTCGCCGGACACGACACCCTGCACCTGCGCACCTTCGCCGGGCAGACGTGGCGGGCGGGCCTCACCGACATCACCGTGTTCCCCGGCTGCGGGCTCGCGCTCGTCCGCACCAAGGGCCTGACCTGCCCGCCGCTGCCGCTCGCCCGGCGTACGGAGATCGAGCCCGGCACGTACGTACGGATCGCCGCGTACGGCTGGCGCGAGGCGCGGGTGCTCGGCCCCGGCGACGGGACCGGGGCCGCCGGGCCCGGCCAGGCCCTCGCCATCGGCACCGAGGGCGCCGAGGCCCTCCTGGAGAGCGGCCCGACCGCCGGCGGGCCCGTCCTCGACCCCGTCACCGGAGCCGTCCTCGGCATCCTCGGCGCCGTGCGGGACGGCGGCCGGCCCGCCGAGCCGCGCGCCCTGCCGATCCCGCCGCTCGGCCCGCTCGCCGTCCTGCTGCGCCGCAACGCCGCCACCGTCCCCTGCTACGGCCGCCACCTCAACCCGGCGGGCGTGCTGGAACTCGCCGCCACCACCACCGGCCGCTCCGGCGACTCCGGCACCTGGGGCGAGCGGGTCCGCGACCCCGGCGACCGGCCGGTCGTCCTGGTCGTCGGCGCCCCCGGCACCGGCCGCAGCACCGCCCTCGCCGCCCTCGCAGCCCGCCGCGCCCACGGACCGGCGCCCGCGCCCACCGTCCGGCTGCGCGGCGCCGACCTGCTGGCCGAGGACGGCTCGGTGGCCGACGCCGTCCGCCGCGTCCTCACCCGGGCCGGCCGGATCGTCGCCGCCTCCGGTGCCCTGGGCGACCCGGCGGCCGTCACCCCGGAGCAGGCCGCCGCGCACGGGCCGCTGCTGATCCTCCTCGACTCGCCCGAGGAGATGCCGCCGCTGCTCGCGCCCCGCCTCACGCGCTGGGCGGCCGTCACCGAGGAGTGGCTGACCGCGCACGGCGCCCGCATGATCGTCGCCTGCCGGCCCGAGCACGCCGAGCTGACCGTCCCGCTGTACGCGTGCGCGCCCGCCGTCGTCGAGCTGGGCGACCTGACCGAACCGGAGGCGACCGAGGCCCGGCGGCGGCACGGTGTACCCGACGACGCCATCGCCGAGGCGGACGCCCGGCACCCGCTCGCGCTGCGGCTCCTCGGCGAGCTGCGCACCGCCGCCCGCGGAGACCTGCCGGGCCGGCCGGGCCGCGAGGAGATCTTCGCCGCCCACCTGGACCTGATGTGCCTGCGCGTCGCCGTCCGGATCGCCGCCACCCGGCGCCCCGTCCCGCGCGGCACGGCCGTCCGCCGGCTCGCCGCCCAGGTCGCCGGCAGTGTTCACGAGGCCGCCCGCCGCTGCCTCGGCCCGGGCCAGGGCGCACTGGACCGCGCCTCCTTCGAGGAGCTGTTCCCCTGGCGTACGGGATGGGCCTCGGCGGCCCTCACCGAGGCCCTGCTCGTCCCGGCCGGCGCCGGCTACCGCTTCGCCCACGAGGAGGTCGCCGACTGGCTCCAGGGCGCCCATCTCGACGTGGACCGCGCCCTCGACACCCTGGTCCACCAGCCGGCCGCGCTGCCGGTGCCCCGGCATCGCATCGGCCCGGTCCTCCAGGCGCTGCGCCGGCTCCACCGCGACCACGGCGCGGACGGGCTCGGGCCCCGGCTGCGCTGGCTCGCGGACACGCTCGCGGACTGCGCCGATCTCGCCGACGTCGCGGATCTCGCGGGCGTCGCGGGCCTCGCCGCGGGGGAGCGGACGCCCGGGGCGGGGCGCGCGGAAGGCGTCTGGTGGGCGTCGCGGCTGCTCGCCGGGGTGCTGACCCCGCTCACCGACGCACGGCCCCGGCTGCCGGTGCTGCGCCGCCTCGCGGACCACATCGGGCGGCGGCCGGAGGCCCGGGAGACCTTCGCCGGGTACGCGGTGTTCGGCCCGGAGTTCTGGGCGGGCCTCGCCGTGCCGGAGGGCGAGCGGCTGGATTTGCTGCGGCGCCTCGTGGTCACGGACCCGCCGCCGGGCGGGGCACCCGGCGGCCCGGCCCGGTTCCTCGACCTCGTGGCCGAGCGGCTGAGCGCCGACCCGCGCGGGGTGCAGCCGCTTTTGTGCCGCTGGTTCTCCGACGACCGGGACCTCGCCGGGATGCCCGGTGCCACCGTCGGCGACGCCGCGCAGGCCCTGCTGCACACCCATCGGGGCCTGGCCGCCGACGACCTGTGCGAGGCCCTCGTCGTCACCGCCCACCCGCTCGCCGAGGATCTGCTCGCCGCGCTCGCCGAGGACGAGCCCGCCGCCCTGTGCCGGGCCGTCGAGCGGTGGGCGCACGACGACGGCCGCCCGTCCCGGCGCGCGGCCGCCGTCACGTACGGCCGGCTGGTCGCCCCGTACGCGACCGGCGAGGCCGAGCGCGCCACCCTGCGCTACGCGGCGCTCGCCCTGCTCGCCCGGCCCGGCGACCGCGCGCTGCACGGCCCCGCGCTCGGGCTGCTCGTCCAGGACCCCGGCTGCCGGGACCGCTATCTGCCCCGGGCGCTCGCCGACCCCGGCGTGCCCGCGGACGCCCTCGCGGCGGCGCTCGCCACCCACCCCGAACCCGGTCCCGTCCTCGACGCGCTGCGCGCCCGGCTCGACGGCCCCGAGCCCGCCGCCGTCCTGCGCGCCCTCGCCGCCGTCGACACCCCGCGGATCGCCCGGCAGGCCGCGGCCCTCGTCGCCGGGTACGCGGAACGGCACCCCGAGGGCGCGGAGCTGGTCGCCGACTTCG contains the following coding sequences:
- a CDS encoding tRNA pseudouridine synthase B (Pseudouridine synthase, Escherichia coli TruB like;cd02573;~RNA binding site [nucleotide binding];~identified by MetaGeneAnnotator; putative;~tRNA Pseudouridine synthase II, C terminal; pfam09142;~tRNA pseudouridine synthase B [Streptomyces albus J1074];~tRNA pseudouridine synthase B; Provisional; PRK03287), with translation MSTRKNTPDEGSSRPEAGGGLVIVDKPSGFTSHDVVAKMRGIAKTRRVGHAGTLDPMATGVLVLGVERATKLLGHLALTEKEYLGTIRLGQTTITDDAEGEITASVDASKVTREQIDAGVAELTGAIMQVPSKVSAIKIDGKRSYARVRGGEEFEIPARPVTVSSFQVYDVREAVAEDGTPVVDLVVSVVCSSGTYIRALARDLGAGLGVGGHLTALRRTRVGPYKLDRARTLDQLQEELTVMPVADAAAAAFPRWDVDEKRARLLLNGVRLEMPEYPEGPVAVYGPDGRLLALVEAQRGKAKSLAVFG
- a CDS encoding hypothetical protein (identified by MetaGeneAnnotator; putative;~sequence version:1) yields the protein MGSRTRTALVRIEDPAGQPLGTGFLADHHGTLLTGHEVVAGHDTLHLRTFAGQTWRAGLTDITVFPGCGLALVRTKGLTCPPLPLARRTEIEPGTYVRIAAYGWREARVLGPGDGTGAAGPGQALAIGTEGAEALLESGPTAGGPVLDPVTGAVLGILGAVRDGGRPAEPRALPIPPLGPLAVLLRRNAATVPCYGRHLNPAGVLELAATTTGRSGDSGTWGERVRDPGDRPVVLVVGAPGTGRSTALAALAARRAHGPAPAPTVRLRGADLLAEDGSVADAVRRVLTRAGRIVAASGALGDPAAVTPEQAAAHGPLLILLDSPEEMPPLLAPRLTRWAAVTEEWLTAHGARMIVACRPEHAELTVPLYACAPAVVELGDLTEPEATEARRRHGVPDDAIAEADARHPLALRLLGELRTAARGDLPGRPGREEIFAAHLDLMCLRVAVRIAATRRPVPRGTAVRRLAAQVAGSVHEAARRCLGPGQGALDRASFEELFPWRTGWASAALTEALLVPAGAGYRFAHEEVADWLQGAHLDVDRALDTLVHQPAALPVPRHRIGPVLQALRRLHRDHGADGLGPRLRWLADTLADCADLADVADLAGVAGLAAGERTPGAGRAEGVWWASRLLAGVLTPLTDARPRLPVLRRLADHIGRRPEARETFAGYAVFGPEFWAGLAVPEGERLDLLRRLVVTDPPPGGAPGGPARFLDLVAERLSADPRGVQPLLCRWFSDDRDLAGMPGATVGDAAQALLHTHRGLAADDLCEALVVTAHPLAEDLLAALAEDEPAALCRAVERWAHDDGRPSRRAAAVTYGRLVAPYATGEAERATLRYAALALLARPGDRALHGPALGLLVQDPGCRDRYLPRALADPGVPADALAAALATHPEPGPVLDALRARLDGPEPAAVLRALAAVDTPRIARQAAALVAGYAERHPEGAELVADFVDRRLEAGPETRCVLHPLVVGLLALPAPRAALGPVLEAPGTGASRFLRRELRAVRDAGPEPRGEVAPEARGGADGPVDPDVRAVAPSPRRAPRRTEHHADADAAACSWQS